TTTCTGCAGCATAGAATACTGAGCAGGCATTTCCACTGTTGTGCCTTGAGCTCTGATGAATCAGATATCTGTGATTTTCAGTTTTGACCTCATCTCTTTTCTGTCACACATGGTGTACTGCTGTAAACATTACCCCCCTTATTATCATGTGACAAACTTATGAATTTAAATGCATGTGCCTTTTTCCTTTGAAACTATTCtttgacttattttattttagtgagaattctttcatttctttacattttaaagatgaaTTGTGGTGTCATGCATATTACAATTTAACACCAATAAACACGTTACGATGCATTTTAAAAGAGTAGTGAATGTGAAGTGTTGGTGGCAGTACAATAGCTTCTTtcctattgtatctgttagtatCCTTCtttatcttcttcttttttctccatTTAAGTCAGTGGcaagggccagggccagggccagtgTTATGATTTCCATGGCCCTAGGCAACCATCCAACCTGAGTATTTCGCTGCTTCACTGTTCTTCCAACCAACTGTTCTGGAGGTCCTCCACAATGCGAAGGCAATTGATGGCCTATAGCTAGTACCGGCCCTGTCTATGGAAGCCATTATGAAGAACCGTTTGTAGGAAAGCTATAAAAATTGGCACAGTGATAGAGGAGAGTCTGAATTTGTACCATAGCAAATTTGGAGACTCTACCTTaaaccctctagtgccaccaacAGCTCAAAGTTGCACTAATGTTTATGCTAATATACTTTAAACAATAaggcctagaaacaaaattcaagaaaaaaaaaattcccctgaTTCTTTTTCTCATTGCGAGTCAAATGTATACCATGGTTTCAATTTCTACCCGAGCATCCCAAAGATGTTGTGAAGCTATATCTTGGCAACGCTTTGGCGTGTTGAAGCCAAACTTGGTGTATATAATCacaaccatgacctgagggtacctgagcaATTTTGACACAGCGCCACCAACTGGttaagaaatatgaaaaatgaaGTGCTAAATGATGCCCAATGTtaatatcccttacaaaaaatctaaactagccacaaacttgccgctctttattttcacattcaaatgagcttttgatttgccagaaatgtttgccagaagtttgcagctcttcgctggtagtggtgaacctccagcaaacctttggcaacaaaccTCAGGCGGTAAGTTTGAGGCAAATTTACCATggactctcgattttcgtaatgGATGTCAGCCATATTGAGTGTCGGCCATTTagaattttatggtaaaatgctgtattttacaaacgcattgtcatattgttatgaaacttggtatgtgtcatcggCACCATGCCCTGAATGTACCTGAGAAATTTGGTGCTAGCACCACTTAGTGGtcaatgtaacaaaaaatatgaCGAAACGTTTACTTTTGAAATTTGTCCtattgtcatgagactggtctcttCACACTACTTTTCCTAACTACTCCTATACAGCAGTCATCTGATCTTCTCCAAATTTAAGTCAAATCATCTTCAGACCATGCTGGCCAAAAATTATTTAAGCTTATATAGACTATAAACCGTTCATCACTGAATTTGATGGCAATATGCCAAAAAGGCTCCAAGGATGTATCCCATCATTGCTTAAACATATTGAAATAAAACTTTGCATGTATCATTGCAACCCAGCTATTTTATCAGTATTACTGCTGAAAAGCATTTTTGAGAAGAGAACAATTTCAACTTATTGTTCAATTATGTTAAATGATGTTACTGAAtcagatttagatttagatttgatGTAGTTTGATGTAGTTATtcagcagacgcttttatccaaaacaatttacaaatgaggaacataacaagcaattcATACAATAGTCAACAATACCTGCAGTATTGGCTGTaatgtagttgaaccaagatgaatgcTCAGGTTGTGGTCAACTGATTGGGTTGTctgggatcacaaggagttctgtcttggcaaggttgagctgaaggtagGGTTTCTTAATCCAGGCCGATATTTCTGAAAGGCAGAGATGGTGGGGTTGtcaggctggaatgacaggtagagctgagtatcatctgcgtagcagtggtaggaaaagccatgtgccttaaTGATCGGTCCGAGTGATGTAGTGTAGATCGATAAGAGGAGATGTCCAAGCACGGATCCCTGTGGAACACCTGTGGTTAGCTGGTGTGACATGTACACCTATCCTCTCTAGGACACCTTGAAGAATCTGCCTTTgaggtatgactcaaaccatccaagcacAGATCTTGTAATGCCCAAGTCGGAGAGAGTAGACAGGAAGATCTGATGGTTCACTATGTCAAAAGCAGCAGTTAAGGAGAATGAGGATAGATGATTTAGTTAGCTTTCACCAGCcacagggtttcagctactgtcAAGAAGGCAGTCTCTGTTGAGTATCCTTTTTtaaagccagactgatgtctgtcaaGTATGTTGTTCTGTGAAGGAAAAGCAGACAACTATTTGAATACAACTCACTCAAGAGTTTTAGCCAGGAAAGGTAGTAGAGAAATCGGTCTGTAGTTTTCGACTATTGTggagttgtgtgtttgttttttgaacaGTAGAGTTACTCTAGCCTGCTTGAATGTGTTGGGAAAGTTTTCAGTTGTAAGAGATGTTgatgatgtgtgtgagtgcaggcaAGATTGATGGAGAGACAGCTTGAAGAAGACGGGAGGTGATGGGGTCAAAGGGACAGGGGGAAAATCAAACTTCATTAAAAAGTCATTTGACAGTCATATACAAAAAAAGGTAATCGTGACAAAAGCTCATCATTTATCATTGCTGATTTGAGATGGATGAATTCATATGtcatctctctgtgtgtgtgtgtgaggaggaggAGCTGCTCTCTGATGGTGCTGATGGTGCAGGTGTATTTAAGGCGTCAGTGAGCATCAGTTGTTCAGCGTATCGAGATGTCTGACTCTTTGTTGCCCACGTGCGTCCTCTGTCTGCTCGCGCTCTCATCTGCCTGCTACATCCAAAACTGTCCGCGTGGAGGGAAGAGATCTCAGCCAGACACCAGCAGACAGGTACAACACCTTCACTTCTTTAATTAAACATCTGTCCTTCAATGCATGCCTTATAAGACATCATCAATACATACATCATGTTTTGAATAGTTATTATTGGAAACCAGGTTCAGAAATTAATAGGCTCCAGGCAAAAATGACcctgaatttaaaaaatgttggggGCGAAATTGCTCCCATAATTAATTCTTCAGTGTTTTATAAGTAACATCTGAAATATTTCTTCATATTCTATTCTAAGCCTAGGTATACATATTTTTGCATGAAAAGTAAAgcttgtaaatacatttattaaagtgAAGAACACTGACATTAGTGTTTTATATTATTAGAAAACATATACCTtttaaaggtaaaaatgcccctgaaaatcataTCCCCTTAATAGAAAAGTGCATTTCTGACACTGTTGGAAACTAAATGAAGTTTTCTTTATATTTCAAATTACATTGAAGACTGATGAATTTCACTCTGCATTTCATTTTGAGTttatatagtttttttgttttttttatcaaatgttttttgtttgctttttgtaaTTGTTGTTCATCTCCTAAGCATTCACACCGTGCTACGGATTTTTTTTATTGACCTGAAgcctttttagaataatattcaCAAGTGCTAACATATACAATATTTGAAACAGTGTTTTATTTGTCTTTATCACTGATTTAAGCAAACGTTTAATTCAGTGAGAATACTCTATTGTCAATGTGTCAGTGATTTGTGAACATTACAGTTAAGTACTATAAATTACTTAATTgacttaacctaaccctaacctttttCAAGAGTAAGatcaaggtaacaattgcaggttacttcTTTGTTCAGTGTCCTCGACTTGTACTGTGCATACTATTTATGATATATTTATTGTAGCCAATATTTGTGTTACTGTACATTGTTGTAATGTAAGCATGAATTTGCATGTTTTATTATTTctaatgacaacattttttgtttgaGGTCATATGGTCTtctatctctgtctctgtagTGTGTGTCTTGTGGTCCTGGGAATGCAGGGCGTTGTTACGGTCCTAGCATCTGCTGTGGAGCGGCTCTGGGTTGTCTCGTGGGTTCTTCAGAGACGATGAGCTGCATGGAGGAGAATCACCTGCCGAGCCCCTGTGAGACCGGAGGGAGACCGTGTGGAGCTGAGGGACGCTGCGCTGCTCCAGGAGTCTGTTGTGATTCAGGTCAGTGAAGTTACATGATTATACATTTAAAGATATCATTATATTATTACCTTAAATACAAACTATGTTTTTGTCAATTATTtgctgtaaacaatttttttttttggaatagcgCACATAAAATGTTGCTACCACCTGACAGATATCAGCAAAATAGGTGTCAGATTTCAGGGGAGGGGCCTTTGTTTATGCCTGtcaattaatttgcactttttggTTTGCTGACATCGGGTTGGCTGACATGTCTTTGTGGGCGGGGTTTTGGATAGAGTGCATGTGTCGAAACGTCTGAATTCACTTACATCACCgttaaatattactttaaagacaattattaacattttaatagTTGTTATAATTTACTGTTGCACTTTcactaatatttatatatttatttattgcagtgagTTGTGTTATGGACTCGGAATGTTTGGAAGACGCCAGATACGATCAGTCTGAAGATCCCAGTAGACTCAAGACTGTTTCAGGAGAAATCCTTCTGCGTCTGTTGAATTTGGCCTCTAGAGGTCAAAGAGAGTTCTGATGATTTGTAATTCATTCGTGTTGCACAACACATCAGTGTCTCCAGTGTGTAAATATGTAATAAATGGTCAAATGTGAATCTGGTTTGTAATTGCAGATCGTTTACGGTTTCCATTTTTTGCTATTGTCCCAAAAGTTGTATTACCTGTTGCTGCTTTTATATTACTATAATGCAAAGATTTACAAGAGCGATTACCCATATGACAGTTAATCAAGAGTCAGTACCAGCCTGTGGCTTTCTTAACCGATCCTGTCAGTCAGGTTTGAAAAACTACTCTTGAACGGCTTAAAAGTTCATTTACATTGTTCAACCTGCAAATTATTGTTACTTTAAGGAGCTTTTTCTACTTCATATAACCcttcaaatttgttttgttggtgtaaactaGTATATTTAGGTTGTTTTGATGatcttaaattatatttttgacttgactcaaaccaattaatttagatgttaccacatgaagcaaagtTTTTTTTAGGTAAACAGGTTTTTTTTCAGTGCGTCAAACCTTTTCATAACATAAAGCCTAGAGTCTTGGAATCGGCCAAtgttggggtgggggtgggggtggcactatagtgaacaaaacaaaaaatcgtACACTTTGGGCCATAACACATGAATGGTACGGCATAGAAACAAAATTGTCTTGCCATATGATTCCTTGGGTAATAGCGAATCTTTTTAGTTGCAGCAAAATGTTAGCTCCGCCCACCTGTTTTCCCGCAATTTTGGattgtttgcaaaataaaattttcgAAATAGTCCTAGGCGATTTGCCCAATCAGAACAAGCcaatgcagaaagattctctggagtcccaatattaataattattaaaaaaaagtttgaactttcgattcatcgTAGCAAAGGTACGCCAAAACGTACGTAGCGTACATGGCCACTTTTACGAAaacggttataacttttgaacagaatgagatattaccaccaaatttggtacacttatgtatggggtcattttGAAGACACAAAAACTCTTTGCCTTTGAGGTATGACTCAacgcctcttggtggcgctataataattaaaaacgtAAACATGGCTCTAACTCTGGAACCAAAGGTCCAatcaacttgaaattttgcatgcagtgtctttttcCATGATGCCATCTaagtctatgaggacagtcgcatatctttaaaaacagtctgccatcgaccaatcaaatttcagcagctattagctCGAGTTAAAAAAGGCCGATCGGAATGAAACgtggtaggcctatttgtctccTGGCCAAAGAGGtctgtgcaatatgtaaaaaatattggcCACAGGGAGGCGCTATCATGTTTTTCATTCATGTAAATTGTTGTATTTACGACTgtgtttcacacagacacacattattCATACCATATGATCGATCTCtttattctaaacaactttgcctcaagaagcattggtgtgtatcaaattgtttgttaaatatttaagattatttaaagaaactactttttcaaactagtcctaggccatttgcccAATCGGAACCAGTGAAGAGAGATACTTTGGCatcccaatatcaataattatccaaaaaagtttgaactttcggtTCATCTTTGCAACGGTACTCCAAAATGTACAAATGGGGTGTGGCGTCTTTTACTTAAATGtttataacttttgaacggaatgagatattatcaccaaattttagCCACTTATGTAGGAAGtcaatctgaaagaaaaaaaacaatcacaaatgtaaaaaatgccatATTTCCGTGCTACCTAGCATGATGGTTctgaaaattaaggcactttagcattgttttaggtgctaatggactgtctaattaatacttaatatcagTTGCATATGTACTTAAAGGATCTTAATAGCTTGAACCTCGtttattgctgcttgcagctatatttatattttggaattactttaaaatgtagaACTGAACTTAAAAATGCATGTAATATTAAACTCTATTAAATTCATTCACATGGAAGTACAACAAATGTCtaaaaattatatactgtaaaagAGAAAGTAAAGGACTGATGCAAATCGAAAGTACATGCAACCTGTTTTGGTTTATGACTAAGAAATCTTTTGTTCTGTTATATAGAAAACCAGTCAGACATGCAACAACTACTGTACAATCAAACACACCTTAAAATGAATGATAATATTATTACAAGAAGTTTGGTGATATTTTGCCAAACCTTGATTAGAAAGAGGGCAAGCTCTAGCATGATCACTTATATTATTGATGTCATTAACaataaattcattataaatttattttcatatttaaagaaGAATTTTTTTTCACCAATATAGAAATCTGAATGTTtatatatggttttcactgatataaaaagtcacatactcatacatatatgcaacatatattttaaaatactaaaaaatgGCAGTTTTCATATGTTAAATATTTTTCCAAATACTGATGGAATTTTTTTGAGTATGTAcatatatgcttaaatatatatatatactaagatctatgtgggttttttttttatcaaatgatacAATTCCTTAAGAAGACGTCTTCTCTTCCAAGGCAGAAACATTATCTGGACAATAATAATAGTACTGAATAACATTGTCATTTCATAATAAGGGTCGTTTTTGGAGGTCAAAAGTGGACATGTGTCATAAAAGCATAAGGGAAGTGTTAAAACCAGATCAGATGTATACCTTAATAatacctgggtagctcagtggtaaagacgctggctaccacccctggagttcactagttcgctagttcaaatcccagggtgtgctgagtgactccagccaggtctcctaagcaaccaaattggcccggttgctagggagggtagagtcacatggggtaacctcctcttggtcggtTTGTTcttgtggttcgttctcagtggggtgcatggtgagttgagtttggttgctgcagtggatggcatgaagccttcacacatgctatgtctccatggcaacatgctcaacaagccatgtgataagatgcttgATGGTCTcaaacacggaggcaactgggtttGTCCTCagctggactgaggcaaatcactatgcaaccatgaggacttaaaagcacattgggaattgggcattccaaattgggagaaaaaaaaaaatgtaactgtttcatacattacaatttaaaatggtgatcagtgtattgaaaattACTATTTAATCTTCATTTCTGTTATCATGTCTCCCTTAtattttttggaatcagattcatgtagtgtttatcatagataaattatgtattttaaaagttggcataCAGTGTTCATTATAATGGGGCATAGGTTTTtttgcaactcagtactcaatactagctactcttttactcttacttgagaaGTTTTgctctactcaaactacattttggggaagtaacagtacttctacttgagtatgatATTTCAGTGCTCTTTCCACCCCTGAACACAGCTGATCAAACATGATAACACATAATGAACAACTATTCAGCTATAAAACTATCTGAACTGCACATCACTCGTCATGTAACGGAAGAATGCACGTAAATACCAGATCAGCAAAAGGTCAGTGCAATATAATTACTTTTACTTGCATGTGAATTTAAGGTGGGGTTGGGAAAACATCTTTTCAAACAGATATTTTATCACTGAATCTGTTAAAGCCTTTTCTTTGACGTAGTGATATGTTCAGACAGGTCGTAGGTTCGGGGTGGTAACAGGAAACTGCATCtgtaaatattttcttttattcagTCTCATTGTTGTTTGAACCATGGAGCTGAAAACCACCTCTCTTCTGCTGCTCGTCCTGTGCGCGGCGATTCTCACCAGCACTGAaggtcagtcaccattcactgagaGCCAAACACTGCTTAAATCAGTGTATGATGATATGATGAATTTGATGATACTCTGTGCTTCTTTATGCTAATTATAAGAATAATGATGATCTATACTTCGAGATTAGATTGTTCTGCATTGATTTGTCCTCGTCCTGCTGtggtgcacccaaaaatgaaaattctgtcatctttgaaaacttttttttgcattaatttctgggtgaaatatccctttaaagtggtCTTGAAatggtcttttttattatttttttaatagttttattatcttcccagaggtccactgataatgttagaatagttgtttttttttttgcaccaaaacattcataatttagtaatatatgctcattttccactctgtctctggacctctgtctgaaacgctcggtttcggcttaagcgcctccttaaaacttcagtgTAAGTGCCCACTGTTTTGTTTGGCTAATATCGTACAAAATAGAGCCCCACAAATTTtttaaactcaatcggaagaaaatTAATAAGCAACAAAACATAAAtctaaatgtcagggtttacacataatgcacatccaacacattgcatacGTATATATTTAACTGTTCATCTCAAACACAACTGTAAACACTCACagcctgtctacaccggatgcgagagtcacgtcaaaagcaatagaacccgttataatcaatgatgcggTCTACCATGGAAATATCCGTTGCGGCGGGTCACgcagacagtaaacagatgtcccattccattttgtgctgcacgcactggcgctactactgccaacaacacaaataaacggtttagaaagtttgtgtcggtgtagacagcctcaagccgttgcatcgCTTCAATGGACGCGCCCGGTGTAAACaggatgtcagcaccataaactatcatatagtcaataacagttcctttgcaaagcttgaatcgtatgatatgagccgaacatacaatccactctaaaatacgctgaagacacatccacatccaatttccagtatcattccttcatgttttcatacaccaacaactgaaaatagcgcagatgggcgaaagaacgcaTCCACAATGCATTCTCCTCtgcagagttgtaacttgacaccgcgtcttttaaaagcggcccgagatatgtaccaagcggtcaaagacgtctgtctgtgcatgtttatgtagagaaacatttcaatctagacaggcacatgaaggtgtcctgtgtaagtccactttggaggAATCTCCCATGAGAGGcgcatctctctcctcttcacctgtgtgactgactgagcgccagtgggcggggccaagggtgcaatgacgaaaaataggcGGACTtttgaaatgctctttttcttttaaggaggacgttttcagttctgaaattttgattttgaaaatgtttttatagtacaattatctcttatatgtcaaaagatcatgacccctttaatcctgtttagtattatatatatatatatatatatatttcaccatatTCTACTGTGTATTGTAACTCAACTGACAGACAGAGTGCCAGCAACGACAAGGTCTGGCAAACttaaatgcatgcataataaCTTGGATGTTGTCGATAAAATGTGTTTTGCCAAATCCATAAATGTAGATGGATGGTGACTGGTACTGGTTTCAGTTTGACCTCTGAATATACTAGTTTAAAAGTTGTGTTATAAAATTATGCGCTCTGACATGCACCCGTCCCAGCTGCTGGGCTAGAGATTCATGAGGTCATAAAACAtggaatggattttttttttttacctgttgcCATATATAATTTAAGGCAGTGCATGAATGTGTCCCTCCTGTTTAATGTGTTGAAGACTTCTTCCAGTAAGTCTGTAATTTTGTTGCAAGAGGATTTAAAACAGCCATATAATTACGTATTTCTCCTGAGATCCAAAACTATTCATTTAGCTTCTTTCACGACCATTTTCCACCCACTATATGACACTGAACGAACCCTAAAATGCACAAgaggttttaaaaaatatatatccttCCATTATGAAATGAGAAACAGCACTTTAGTAATTAGCATATCGTTTTTACCTGCCTCTTCCTTCAGTAACAGTTAAATTGGAGTATAATTCACTTTTTGGTCTCAAAAGAGCAATGaatatttgattcctcatgatctGAGCCCTTTAATTTTCACAGATACAGAGATActgaaaacagattgtgttttgtTCCTGCAGGTGCCATTCCAAAATGCTGTGTGGAGCTTTCAAAGAATATTCCCCGACAAATGTTGCTGAAAGTTTCCAAATATGAGATACAGACGAAATATGGTGTCTGTGACATCGATGCAGTGATGTGAGTGTTTAAACACAGATGACAGACAGTTATGAGTAATTTGCTACTGTATATTTACTGAATGTTTACTGCTTTTCAGAATACATCTCAACGGCAAAAGAATCTGTGCTCATCCCAAAGTGAAGAAACTcttgaggaaaataaataaataaaaaagcaaaacaaatcggCATAAAAGCAAACAGGGAAATGAAATAAACACTTTGATCTTGACATTGGCATTAAATGATGTGGCATTGATCTAAATGACACTTTTTACTTGTTCAGCTTCACTTTACTGATAGATCCATCCATTATGTGCTCCagtttatatatgatttttttatgctttttcatcaaataaaataatcttCAGTTTTGGCTGTGTGTTGTCTGTTATGTCACATAATAACCACAAAAccaaatgcatgaatgtatgAACTCGATTTGCATTTCCAAAAGGAAATACTAGTACCTGTCAGCAAAAGAGATCGTATGTATTAAACATATATAatttaacatgtttttaaatacaaattatattatcaaaaCACCACTTTGTGTgcaaagtttaattgaaaaatggaGTATTTGGTATACATGTCCCCTTTTTGCTTTTATGACAACATGCACTGGAGCTAACATgatcaaaacctgatgatcatgttcttCAGTTTATTTATCAATGTCAACATGTGAGATGACAGGGATTTTAATTAATTCCACTGACTCGGCTCTTTTGAATCCGATCACTCACTAGATACAAAAAGATTCGTTCAgattcatttactgtatgttacATCTTTCTGCCAGGAGGTGGCGACAAAtttgagtcattgaatcattaaagggatagttcacccaaaaatgtaaattcagtcattgtttactcacccctgtgttgttataactctgtatgagtttctttctttttctgaacataaagggagaaattgtgaataaatgttgtgctcagtgatgtcatacaatggcagtttatggtgaccacctcttcaagcttcaaaagaacacaaaagtataattcagaagtctaataaattattccatgagactcatgattgttatgaaagtatacgataagatttgatgagaaacaaactgaaatctaatgtattatttagtgaaaatgttcactgaccgttgatctcctgtgtgcgttcatgataggacacgagagcaacagttcacattTTTTTCACCTCGGTCAAccatatttgtcaatgacccgtTTGCGCACAATGCCTTTTACATTTGTactctttcattaaaaaatagccttaacttttctgaaaaacctacagtatatagactgtttaatggcaggttccaatGTCACAACTCagcccatatagtgtgacaacatgaccCGATATAGTTTCAGTGTCTGAAAactatatataaaactatatatatattgggtgtttttattttatttatttatttatttatttattttttgtagtcaagacttTAAGGATTGTGCCTACAGAAATTGTCTtaggtaaatatttctcaggttagTACATTTTTTTAGAGTGAGTAGGATCTCTGAATGTTGGAAGTCATGTATGAACTCCGTCTGAGCGGAAAAtctgatttacacacacacacacacacacacccccgcacacacacacacacaaacacgcacacacacgcaaacacacacacaaacaaacaaacacacacacaaaaacacgcacacacacacacacacaaacacgcacacacacacacaaacaaacaaacacacacacaaacacgcacgcacacacacacacaaaacacacacagacaaacacaaaaaaacacacacacacaaacgcacacatacacacacacacacatacacccacaaacacacacacacaaaacacacacacacaaaaacacacacacacacacatacacacacacacaatcacacacagacacacacacacaaatacgcacacacacgcaaacacacacacacacacacatacatacacacacacacacaaacacacacacacacacaaacacacacacatacatacacacacacaatcacacacagacacacacacacaaacacgcacacacacacacacacacacacacacacacacacacagtgatgctCGTGCAACAGTCGCGCGGTGGAGGATGCGCACAACACGAGCAACAGCACACAGCTCATATACAGCAGCGGATTGTCTTCTGTTGATCTAGTGACGGAAATGTGTGTTAGAAAGACTAAACTAATTCAATCTTTCATTTATGCTCATCGTCACGGAACGGCGGCGACTCGTGTGACAGGTGAGTGACTCCTGACTGCTGATTTCTGTGTCCATTCTGAGGTACCACAAACACTGATATGCctgta
This is a stretch of genomic DNA from Myxocyprinus asiaticus isolate MX2 ecotype Aquarium Trade chromosome 24, UBuf_Myxa_2, whole genome shotgun sequence. It encodes these proteins:
- the LOC127414589 gene encoding vasotocin-neurophysin VT 1; its protein translation is MSDSLLPTCVLCLLALSSACYIQNCPRGGKRSQPDTSRQCVSCGPGNAGRCYGPSICCGAALGCLVGSSETMSCMEENHLPSPCETGGRPCGAEGRCAAPGVCCDSVSCVMDSECLEDARYDQSEDPSRLKTVSGEILLRLLNLASRGQREF
- the ccl27a gene encoding C-C motif chemokine 27a, yielding MELKTTSLLLLVLCAAILTSTEGAIPKCCVELSKNIPRQMLLKVSKYEIQTKYGVCDIDAVIIHLNGKRICAHPKVKKLLRKINK